A window of Candidatus Nanoarchaeia archaeon contains these coding sequences:
- a CDS encoding glycosyltransferase: MVTSILNAAKYLAKKDHEVMIFTTAKKRTTIPKMRITYLPSIDILRYPDFPIGVPSTQSLKVLAAFKPDIIHCHMPSFLGWEGLAYGKIKGIPVIGTYNTLLPEFLDHVKMPIKNAKLSKFPFAKSITWNYTKHFYNRCNTVITPSNAMKKELKRHGITAPIRVVSNGVDTTLFYPRKVNKKRRTILHVGRLSYEKRIDILIEAFKTIQETSSDTTLVIAGSGPQEKYLQDFAKYVKNIKFLGSVPHNKLPKLYSSAALFATASPIETEGLVVLEAMACGLPIVGVNAGAIPDIVKDDSNGFIAPSNNPRMLADRITRILKGTKLRKKMEKSSLIAVKKYAIENTIRQLEKIYKE; this comes from the coding sequence GTGGTTACATCAATTCTCAATGCAGCAAAGTATCTCGCTAAAAAAGACCATGAAGTAATGATATTCACAACAGCAAAGAAAAGAACAACCATCCCTAAAATGAGGATCACATATCTCCCAAGCATTGACATCCTCAGATATCCTGATTTCCCAATAGGCGTGCCCTCAACACAAAGCCTTAAAGTGCTTGCAGCCTTCAAGCCAGACATCATACATTGCCACATGCCATCCTTCCTCGGCTGGGAGGGTCTCGCATACGGAAAAATCAAAGGCATACCTGTCATTGGGACATATAATACGCTTCTTCCAGAATTTCTTGACCATGTAAAGATGCCGATAAAAAACGCAAAGCTGTCCAAATTTCCATTTGCCAAATCAATTACGTGGAACTACACAAAACACTTCTACAACAGGTGCAACACAGTAATAACACCTTCCAATGCGATGAAGAAAGAGCTCAAACGACACGGAATCACTGCTCCAATCCGTGTAGTCTCCAATGGAGTGGACACAACATTGTTCTATCCGAGAAAGGTAAACAAAAAGAGAAGAACAATACTCCATGTGGGCAGGCTCAGCTATGAAAAGAGAATTGATATCCTTATAGAAGCATTCAAGACTATCCAGGAAACCTCCTCAGATACAACGCTCGTCATCGCAGGATCAGGGCCTCAGGAAAAGTATCTCCAAGACTTTGCCAAGTACGTAAAGAACATTAAGTTCCTAGGATCGGTTCCCCACAACAAACTGCCAAAGCTCTACTCCTCAGCAGCCCTCTTTGCAACAGCGTCTCCCATAGAGACTGAAGGACTTGTTGTTCTCGAGGCAATGGCCTGCGGTCTGCCCATCGTGGGGGTGAATGCAGGAGCAATTCCTGATATTGTTAAAGACGATTCCAACGGCTTCATAGCCCCGTCCAACAACCCCCGAATGCTGGCAGACCGAATCACAAGAATACTCAAAGGTACAAAGCTGAGGAAGAAAATGGAGAAAAGCTCATTAATTGCAGTGAAGAAGTACGCGATAGAGAACACAATACGCCAGCTGGAAAAAATATACAAAGAATAA
- a CDS encoding glycosyl transferase family 8 — MKNVIFTSSDEKYGDFLVTHWLRSLKDNVDLTNTDVIVLDYGLTEIQVSELKRNNVIVHKAKKDGAIVNIRWREMAIILKRKEYDQVLSVDGGDIIFQDGISSIFSEDTGAFRAAYEGTNKLYKSYFLKTCFSRKVSSKMKECLHGKKIVNAGVLLGPSYKFIGLCNEIVSLIEDKGRFGPDQIIINYVLQRDGFKELNPKYNFIISTLDAKDAKFTIKEGVLYLQNGQKIPIVHNAGRYSMLRPLKNFGYGKGCNKQKILTHLILRTMYRLFDSVLLR; from the coding sequence ATGAAAAATGTTATCTTTACATCGTCTGATGAGAAATACGGAGATTTTCTGGTAACACACTGGTTGAGATCCCTAAAAGATAATGTTGACTTGACAAACACAGATGTCATCGTTTTAGATTATGGGTTGACTGAAATACAAGTTTCTGAGTTGAAACGTAATAATGTTATCGTGCATAAGGCAAAGAAGGACGGCGCCATAGTCAATATCAGGTGGCGGGAAATGGCGATTATTCTCAAGAGAAAAGAGTACGACCAGGTATTGTCTGTTGACGGAGGGGATATTATCTTTCAGGATGGCATAAGCTCCATTTTTTCAGAAGATACGGGGGCATTCAGAGCAGCATATGAAGGCACAAACAAGCTGTACAAATCCTATTTCCTTAAAACCTGCTTTAGCAGGAAGGTATCAAGTAAAATGAAAGAGTGCCTCCATGGAAAAAAGATAGTCAATGCAGGAGTTCTTCTTGGCCCATCATACAAGTTCATAGGTCTCTGCAATGAAATTGTGTCTCTCATAGAAGACAAAGGCAGATTCGGACCTGATCAGATAATTATTAATTACGTCCTCCAAAGAGACGGATTCAAAGAGCTTAATCCTAAATATAACTTCATCATCAGCACATTAGATGCTAAAGATGCTAAATTTACAATAAAAGAGGGCGTTCTCTACCTCCAGAATGGCCAGAAAATCCCAATAGTGCATAATGCAGGAAGATACTCAATGTTAAGGCCGCTCAAAAACTTTGGTTATGGAAAGGGCTGCAACAAACAGAAAATACTTACCCACCTAATTCTGCGAACAATGTACCGTCTATTTGACTCTGTGCTCCTCAGATGA